In Simplicispira sp. 125, one DNA window encodes the following:
- the metH gene encoding methionine synthase, producing the protein MSEISVPPMRLSGLEPVSIGAGTLFVNVGERTNVTGSKAFARMILNGQFEDALAVARQQVENGAQIIDINMDEAMLDSKAAMVRFLNLIASEPDIARLPIMVDSSKWEVIEAGLRCIQGKPIVNSISMKEGVEAFKHHAKLVRRYGAAAVVMAFDEQGQADTFARKIQICERAYRILVDEVGFPPEDIIFDPNIFAVATGIEEHSNYAVEFIEATRWIKAHLPGAKVSGGVSNVSFSFRGNDPVREAIHTVFLYHAIQAGMDMGIVNAGMVGVYDDLDPVLRERVEDVILNRRPDAAERLLEVAETAKSGAKDESKKLEWRGTPESPKTVGERLSHALVHGFTDFIVEDTEEAYQGILAQGGRPLHVIEGPLMDGMSIVGDLFGQGKMFLPQVVKSARVMKLAVAHLIPYIEEEKRQDELAGRDVRTKGKIVIATVKGDVHDIGKNIVTVVLQCNNFEVINMGVMVPCHEILARAKAEGADIVGLSGLITPSLEEMQYVAAEMHKDDHFRVKKIPLLIGGATCSRVHTAVKIAPHYDGPVVYVPDASRSVGVAQSLLGDGAEAFLKEVSADYDKVRQQHANKKQTPLWTLAQARANRTAIDWSAFTSRPPRALGRRVFKNFDLNELVPYMDWGPFFQTWDLAGPYPAILKDEVVGEEATRVFADGQAMLKKMIDGRWLQASGVMALYPANSVGDDIEFYTDETRSEVLTTWYGLRQQTEKHAVEGVMRPSRCLADFVAPKDSGIADYAGLFAVTAGLGVEKKEKFFLDDLDDYSAIMFKSLADRLAEAFAECLHQRVRTDLWGYAHDEKLSNDALIAEKYQGIRPAPGYPACPDHSAKRELFRVLQCGEVGMELTDSMAMAPAASVSGFYIGHPDSTYFSVGKIGEDQLKDMAQRRGMDEAELRRLLAPIL; encoded by the coding sequence ATGTCTGAAATTTCCGTCCCTCCCATGCGGCTGTCGGGCCTGGAGCCCGTCTCCATTGGTGCTGGCACGTTGTTCGTCAACGTCGGCGAGCGCACCAACGTCACCGGCTCCAAGGCCTTTGCCCGTATGATTTTGAACGGCCAGTTCGAGGACGCGCTGGCCGTGGCACGCCAGCAGGTCGAAAACGGCGCGCAGATCATCGACATCAACATGGACGAGGCCATGCTCGACAGCAAGGCCGCCATGGTGCGCTTTTTGAACCTGATTGCGTCCGAGCCCGACATTGCGCGCCTGCCCATCATGGTCGACAGCTCCAAGTGGGAGGTGATCGAAGCCGGGCTGCGCTGCATCCAGGGCAAGCCCATCGTCAACTCGATCAGCATGAAGGAGGGCGTGGAGGCCTTCAAGCACCATGCAAAATTAGTGCGCCGCTACGGCGCCGCTGCCGTGGTGATGGCGTTTGACGAACAAGGGCAGGCAGACACCTTCGCGCGCAAGATCCAGATCTGCGAACGTGCCTACCGCATCCTGGTGGACGAGGTGGGCTTTCCGCCCGAAGACATCATCTTCGACCCCAACATCTTTGCCGTGGCCACCGGCATCGAGGAGCATTCCAACTACGCGGTTGAGTTCATCGAAGCGACACGCTGGATCAAGGCCCACCTGCCCGGCGCCAAGGTGTCTGGCGGTGTGTCGAACGTATCGTTCAGCTTCCGCGGCAACGACCCGGTGCGTGAGGCGATCCACACCGTGTTCCTGTACCACGCCATCCAGGCCGGCATGGACATGGGCATCGTCAATGCCGGCATGGTGGGCGTGTACGACGACCTCGACCCGGTGCTGCGCGAGCGTGTGGAAGACGTCATCCTCAACCGCCGTCCTGACGCGGCGGAAAGGCTGCTCGAAGTGGCCGAAACCGCCAAGAGCGGTGCCAAGGACGAGAGCAAAAAACTCGAATGGCGCGGTACACCCGAATCGCCCAAGACCGTGGGCGAGCGCCTGAGCCATGCGCTGGTGCACGGCTTTACCGACTTCATCGTCGAGGACACCGAAGAGGCGTACCAGGGCATCCTGGCCCAGGGCGGACGCCCGCTGCACGTCATTGAAGGCCCGCTGATGGACGGCATGAGCATCGTCGGCGACCTGTTTGGCCAGGGCAAGATGTTCCTGCCCCAGGTGGTGAAAAGCGCGCGCGTGATGAAGCTCGCCGTGGCGCACCTCATCCCCTACATCGAAGAAGAAAAACGCCAGGACGAACTCGCCGGGCGCGACGTGCGCACCAAGGGCAAGATCGTGATTGCCACCGTCAAGGGCGACGTGCACGACATCGGCAAGAACATCGTCACCGTGGTCTTGCAGTGCAACAACTTCGAGGTCATCAACATGGGCGTGATGGTGCCTTGCCACGAAATTCTGGCGCGCGCCAAGGCCGAGGGCGCCGACATCGTGGGCCTGTCGGGCCTGATCACGCCCAGCCTCGAAGAGATGCAGTACGTCGCCGCCGAGATGCACAAGGACGACCACTTCCGCGTGAAGAAAATACCGTTGCTCATCGGTGGTGCCACCTGCAGTCGCGTGCACACCGCCGTGAAGATCGCGCCGCACTACGACGGCCCCGTGGTGTACGTGCCCGATGCGTCGCGCAGCGTGGGTGTGGCGCAAAGCCTGCTGGGCGATGGGGCAGAAGCGTTTCTGAAAGAAGTGAGCGCGGACTATGACAAGGTGCGTCAGCAGCACGCCAACAAGAAACAGACGCCCCTATGGACGCTGGCGCAGGCGCGTGCCAACCGCACAGCGATCGACTGGTCGGCCTTCACCAGCAGACCGCCGCGTGCGCTGGGGCGTCGTGTGTTCAAGAACTTTGATTTGAACGAGCTGGTGCCCTATATGGACTGGGGCCCGTTCTTCCAGACCTGGGACCTGGCCGGCCCCTATCCCGCGATCTTGAAGGACGAGGTCGTGGGTGAGGAGGCGACGCGCGTGTTCGCCGACGGCCAGGCGATGCTGAAAAAAATGATTGACGGGCGCTGGCTGCAGGCCAGTGGCGTTATGGCGCTGTACCCCGCCAACAGTGTGGGCGACGATATCGAGTTCTATACCGACGAGACCCGCAGCGAAGTACTGACCACCTGGTACGGCCTGCGCCAGCAGACCGAAAAACATGCGGTAGAGGGTGTGATGCGCCCCAGCCGCTGCCTGGCCGATTTTGTGGCCCCCAAGGACAGCGGCATTGCCGACTACGCCGGTCTGTTTGCAGTGACGGCAGGCCTGGGCGTCGAGAAGAAAGAAAAATTCTTTCTGGACGATCTGGATGACTATTCCGCCATCATGTTCAAAAGCCTGGCCGACCGCCTGGCCGAAGCCTTTGCCGAGTGCCTGCACCAGCGCGTGCGCACCGACCTGTGGGGCTATGCGCACGATGAGAAGCTGTCGAACGACGCGCTGATCGCCGAAAAGTACCAGGGCATCCGCCCCGCGCCCGGCTACCCCGCCTGCCCGGACCACAGCGCCAAGCGTGAGCTGTTCCGCGTGCTGCAGTGCGGTGAGGTGGGCATGGAGCTGACCGACAGCATGGCCATGGCCCCAGCCGCCAGCGTCAGCGGGTTTTATATTGGCCACCCGGACAGCACGTACTTCAGCGTGGGCAAGATTGGCGAAGACCAGCTGAAAGACATGGCGCAGCGCCGCGGCATGGATGAGGCTGAGCTGCGGCGCCTGCTGGCACCCATCCTGTAG
- a CDS encoding EAL domain-containing protein has product MTATNDTPLDAQQLLRLLCRAALLPDGDFPAGLARELAALQGVAEARFTTDLPVPDAAQDARWLCLPLVARSGDGRDHGVLCLRALDPALWLTHAEALGYFATALAHLLEERRLRAFTQQVQARSLALQHSEKWFRELFDNSPDPCWLIENGIFTHCNCAAIHMLGYTRREDILQHPSRLSPERQPDGRLSFEKAQELMQRALQEGVVRFEWEHCRANGSFLSVEVTLARLELQGHAVLYCVWRDITDRKQAQEEAYQLAYFDPLTGLPNRRLLLDRLQQGMAASSRSGKHRAVLYLDLDHFKNLNDTRGHEMGDRLLVEVAGRLRACVREGDTVARQGGDEFVLLIQQLGENLETAVSQAGAVAEKIVTCLAQPCNLGGAAYQGTTSVGIALFVGQTVPADELLQRADQAMYQAKAAGRNAVRFFEPAIQERINARAAMESELRHAVERNELVLHYQPQVDPQGRCTGVEALVRWNSPLRGLVSPLDFIGLAEETGLILPIGHWVLAQACRTLQAWQADPLTAHLGIAVNVSARQLREGDFVQQVRALLYSYAIGPGRLKLEITESMLVHDIEQTIATMRALRDLGVSFALDDFGTGYSSLYYVKRLPLDQIKIDQSFVRDILVDPNDAAICRAVVALGRSLGLVTMAEGVETPEQWAFLADERCDGAQGYLYARPLPVGELLAWLRQRSAVAV; this is encoded by the coding sequence ATGACAGCCACCAACGACACGCCCCTCGACGCGCAGCAGCTCCTGCGCTTGCTGTGCAGGGCGGCCTTGCTGCCAGATGGCGATTTTCCAGCCGGGCTGGCGCGCGAACTGGCCGCCCTGCAGGGGGTGGCGGAGGCCCGCTTCACCACCGATCTGCCTGTACCCGATGCCGCGCAGGACGCCCGGTGGCTGTGTTTGCCGCTGGTGGCCAGGAGCGGCGATGGAAGAGACCATGGCGTCCTGTGTCTGCGCGCCCTTGATCCGGCCCTGTGGCTGACCCATGCAGAGGCGCTGGGGTACTTTGCCACAGCGCTGGCGCATCTGCTGGAGGAGCGCCGTTTGCGTGCGTTCACACAGCAAGTCCAGGCGCGGTCGCTGGCACTCCAGCACAGTGAAAAATGGTTCCGCGAACTCTTTGATAATTCGCCTGACCCCTGCTGGCTGATCGAGAACGGCATTTTTACCCACTGCAACTGTGCAGCGATCCACATGCTGGGTTACACGCGGCGCGAAGACATCCTGCAGCACCCCTCGCGGCTCTCCCCGGAGCGCCAGCCCGATGGAAGACTTTCGTTTGAGAAGGCCCAAGAGCTGATGCAACGTGCTCTGCAAGAGGGCGTGGTCCGTTTCGAGTGGGAGCACTGCCGCGCCAATGGCTCTTTCCTCTCGGTCGAAGTCACGCTCGCGCGGCTCGAGCTGCAGGGCCATGCGGTGCTCTACTGCGTCTGGCGTGACATCACGGACCGCAAGCAGGCCCAGGAAGAGGCCTACCAGTTGGCCTACTTCGACCCGCTGACGGGATTGCCCAACCGCCGCCTGCTGCTGGACCGGTTGCAGCAGGGCATGGCCGCCAGTTCGCGCAGCGGCAAGCACCGGGCCGTGCTCTACCTCGATCTGGACCATTTCAAGAACCTCAACGACACACGCGGCCACGAGATGGGCGACCGCCTGCTGGTCGAGGTGGCGGGACGGTTGCGCGCCTGCGTGCGCGAGGGCGACACCGTGGCACGCCAGGGCGGCGACGAATTCGTGCTGCTCATCCAGCAGTTGGGAGAGAACCTGGAGACCGCGGTGTCCCAGGCGGGTGCAGTGGCAGAAAAAATCGTCACCTGCCTGGCCCAGCCTTGCAATCTGGGCGGTGCGGCCTACCAGGGAACGACCAGCGTGGGTATTGCCCTGTTTGTTGGGCAGACGGTGCCCGCCGACGAGCTGCTGCAGCGCGCTGACCAGGCCATGTACCAGGCCAAGGCTGCGGGGCGCAACGCCGTGCGGTTTTTTGAGCCAGCCATCCAGGAGCGGATCAATGCCCGCGCCGCCATGGAGAGCGAGCTGCGCCACGCCGTGGAGCGCAATGAACTGGTGCTGCACTACCAACCGCAGGTGGACCCACAGGGCCGCTGCACCGGCGTGGAAGCCCTGGTGCGCTGGAACAGCCCCCTGCGGGGCCTGGTGTCTCCCCTCGACTTCATCGGGCTGGCCGAGGAAACAGGGTTGATTCTCCCCATCGGGCACTGGGTGCTGGCCCAGGCCTGCCGCACATTGCAGGCCTGGCAGGCCGATCCGCTGACCGCACACCTGGGCATCGCCGTCAACGTCAGTGCGCGCCAGTTGCGCGAGGGCGATTTTGTCCAGCAGGTCCGGGCGCTGCTGTACAGCTATGCCATCGGGCCAGGGCGGCTCAAGCTGGAGATCACGGAAAGCATGCTGGTGCACGACATTGAGCAGACTATTGCCACCATGCGCGCGCTCAGGGACCTGGGGGTCAGCTTCGCGCTCGATGATTTCGGTACGGGTTATTCGTCGCTGTACTACGTCAAACGCCTGCCGCTCGACCAGATCAAGATCGACCAGTCTTTCGTGCGCGACATTCTGGTGGACCCGAACGATGCTGCCATCTGTCGTGCCGTGGTGGCCCTGGGCCGCAGCCTGGGCCTGGTCACCATGGCCGAAGGGGTGGAGACGCCCGAGCAATGGGCCTTTTTGGCCGATGAGCGCTGCGATGGTGCGCAAGGCTATCTCTATGCCCGCCCCCTGCCTGTGGGGGAGCTGCTGGCGTGGCTGCGCCAGCGCAGTGCGGTGGCCGTCTAA
- a CDS encoding shikimate kinase, producing the protein MQIRCALVGMPGSGKSTVGRQLAHRLGLPVVDLDHRIEQVLGTSIREYFDAEGEERFRDLEAQVLADVAAQPGGMVLSTGGGAVLRPENRETLRQFGTVLYLRASPEDIYRRVRHDRTRPLLQVANPLERLRELYAQRDGLYRETAHFVIETGRPTVSTLVNMVMMQLEMAASAQGSGAHTPADV; encoded by the coding sequence ATGCAGATTCGCTGTGCACTGGTCGGCATGCCCGGCTCTGGAAAATCCACCGTGGGCCGACAACTGGCCCACCGGCTGGGGCTGCCCGTTGTAGACCTGGACCATCGTATCGAGCAGGTGCTGGGCACCAGCATCCGCGAGTATTTCGATGCAGAGGGCGAAGAGCGTTTTCGTGACCTGGAAGCACAGGTGCTGGCCGACGTGGCCGCGCAGCCCGGCGGCATGGTGTTGTCCACGGGCGGCGGCGCCGTGCTGCGCCCTGAAAACCGCGAAACCCTGCGCCAGTTTGGAACGGTGCTGTATCTGCGCGCCTCACCCGAGGATATCTACCGCCGGGTGCGCCACGACCGCACGCGCCCCTTGCTGCAAGTGGCCAACCCGCTGGAGCGCTTGCGTGAACTCTATGCCCAGCGCGACGGCCTGTACCGTGAAACCGCGCACTTTGTGATTGAAACCGGGCGGCCGACGGTTAGCACCCTGGTCAACATGGTGATGATGCAGCTGGAGATGGCCGCCAGCGCGCAGGGCAGCGGCGCGCACACGCCAGCGGATGTTTAG
- a CDS encoding YihY/virulence factor BrkB family protein, which yields MDMPSLAQRLSRWWRPLWRAMQMWLDADGLRMSAAMSFYGMLSLAPLLLLLVGVLAWWMDRNMLESSLIAQVQSVMGPQVAAVVRQAMASAQAPAEGRLASALGFVVLLSGATGVFVELQSALERLWQQGSVPAQSRAAWWRMASLRLRGLAYVLALGFLLMVSLALSTLINLFADWASARLAMAPLGPLLRLVNESVAFGFAVTLFVGLMRIGVGRKPAMRYLVLGAVVGATLFTVGKQLLAWYLSTAAVVSAYGAAGSLVVLLMWIYFSSAILLFSASCAQALEEALPVRTGGVSPPR from the coding sequence ATGGACATGCCTTCCCTTGCTCAACGTCTTTCCCGGTGGTGGCGGCCTTTGTGGCGCGCCATGCAAATGTGGCTGGACGCTGACGGCCTGCGCATGAGCGCCGCCATGTCTTTCTACGGCATGCTGAGCCTGGCGCCACTGTTGCTTTTGCTGGTGGGCGTGCTTGCGTGGTGGATGGACCGCAACATGCTGGAGAGCAGTCTGATTGCGCAGGTTCAGTCGGTGATGGGCCCGCAAGTGGCCGCTGTGGTGCGCCAGGCCATGGCCAGCGCACAGGCACCGGCCGAGGGGCGGTTGGCCTCGGCGCTGGGCTTTGTGGTGCTCTTGTCCGGCGCGACCGGGGTGTTTGTGGAGCTGCAATCGGCACTGGAACGCCTGTGGCAGCAAGGCAGCGTGCCCGCGCAGTCCAGGGCCGCCTGGTGGCGCATGGCGTCGCTGCGCTTGCGGGGTCTGGCCTATGTGCTGGCGCTCGGGTTCCTGCTGATGGTGTCCCTGGCGCTGTCCACGCTGATCAACCTGTTTGCTGACTGGGCGAGTGCGCGCCTGGCCATGGCGCCACTGGGTCCGCTGTTGCGCCTCGTGAACGAAAGCGTGGCCTTCGGCTTTGCCGTCACCCTGTTTGTGGGCCTCATGCGCATTGGCGTGGGGCGCAAGCCTGCGATGCGTTACCTGGTGCTGGGTGCGGTGGTTGGTGCAACGCTGTTCACGGTGGGCAAACAGTTGCTGGCCTGGTACCTGTCCACGGCAGCAGTCGTGTCGGCCTATGGCGCGGCCGGCTCGCTGGTGGTGCTGCTGATGTGGATCTATTTTTCGTCGGCCATCCTGCTGTTTTCCGCCAGCTGTGCGCAGGCGCTGGAGGAAGCCCTGCCTGTGCGAACCGGTGGTGTGTCACCTCCCCGCTGA
- a CDS encoding ferredoxin--NADP reductase, which translates to MSAFLEERVLSVHHWTDRLFSFTTTRDPALRFSNGHFTMIGLKVNDKPLLRAYSIVSANYEEHLEFLSIKVPDGPLTSRLQHIQVGDTIIVGKKPTGTLLIDYLLPAKRLYLLSTGTGLAPFLSVIRDPETYEKFEEVILVHGVRQVNELAYHDYLTQELPAHEILGEMVSQQLKYYPTVTREPFKNQGRINDLIESGKLFTDLGVPPLDPLTDRVMLCGSPEMLASLKTLLEKRDFEEGNTTKPGDFVIERAFVEK; encoded by the coding sequence ATGAGCGCTTTTCTTGAAGAACGCGTGCTGTCGGTTCATCACTGGACCGACCGCCTTTTCAGCTTCACCACCACCCGCGACCCGGCCTTGCGCTTCTCCAACGGGCACTTCACCATGATTGGCCTGAAGGTCAACGACAAGCCCCTGCTGCGCGCCTACAGCATCGTCAGCGCCAACTACGAGGAACACCTCGAATTCCTGAGCATCAAGGTGCCCGACGGCCCGCTGACCTCGCGCCTGCAGCACATCCAGGTGGGCGACACCATCATCGTCGGCAAGAAGCCCACGGGCACCCTGCTGATCGACTACCTGCTGCCGGCCAAACGCCTGTACCTGCTGTCCACGGGCACGGGGCTGGCGCCGTTCCTGAGCGTGATCCGCGATCCCGAGACCTACGAGAAGTTCGAGGAAGTGATCCTGGTGCACGGTGTGCGGCAGGTGAACGAGCTGGCCTACCACGACTACCTGACCCAGGAGCTTCCCGCCCACGAGATCCTGGGCGAGATGGTGAGCCAGCAGCTCAAGTACTACCCCACGGTGACGCGCGAACCCTTCAAGAACCAGGGCCGCATCAACGACCTGATCGAAAGCGGCAAGCTGTTCACCGACCTGGGCGTCCCCCCGCTGGATCCGCTGACCGACCGCGTGATGCTCTGCGGCAGCCCCGAGATGCTGGCCTCGCTCAAGACCCTGCTGGAAAAGCGCGACTTCGAAGAAGGCAATACCACCAAACCCGGCGACTTCGTGATTGAACGGGCCTTCGTGGAGAAATAA
- a CDS encoding FAD/NAD(P)-binding oxidoreductase: MASQRITVLGSGFGALSTVRELRARGSKNEITLVSPRSELHYLPGTIWIPSGLRTREQLIVPLAPFFERMEVRHVSAEVTSLAQDGRSVQTTAGEVANDALVIATGGRFIKKLPGIEHAITPCEGIAAAEQIRDRLQAMQSGTIAVGFAGNPHEPTAVRGGPMFEFLFGIDAQLRREGRRDKFELVFFNPSKEPGARLGAKAVAHLLAEMARRNIATHLGHKMVRLEADKVVTEGGEFAADLILFMPGMTGNAWFDETALPRSPGGLLQADAQCRVPGFEHVYVVGDSGSFPGPDWMPKQAHMADLQAAAAAQNLIDGLAGRPQTTGFKVELACIIDALGTGTLVWRTEQRNLLLPPLRLMHWAKRGFERRYLARYR, from the coding sequence ATGGCAAGCCAGCGCATCACCGTCCTGGGCAGCGGCTTTGGCGCGCTTTCGACCGTGCGCGAACTGCGCGCACGCGGCTCCAAGAACGAGATCACCCTGGTCTCACCGCGCAGCGAGCTGCACTACCTGCCCGGCACCATCTGGATTCCCAGCGGCCTGCGCACGCGCGAGCAGCTCATCGTGCCGCTGGCACCCTTCTTCGAGCGCATGGAGGTGCGCCACGTCAGCGCCGAGGTCACCAGCCTCGCGCAAGATGGCCGCAGCGTGCAGACCACGGCGGGCGAAGTGGCCAACGACGCGCTGGTGATTGCCACCGGTGGGCGCTTCATCAAAAAACTGCCGGGCATCGAGCACGCCATCACACCCTGCGAAGGCATAGCAGCGGCCGAGCAGATCCGCGACCGTTTGCAGGCCATGCAGAGCGGCACCATTGCCGTGGGCTTTGCGGGCAACCCCCATGAACCGACGGCAGTGCGCGGCGGGCCAATGTTCGAGTTTTTGTTCGGCATCGACGCGCAGTTGCGCCGCGAGGGGCGGCGCGACAAGTTCGAGCTGGTGTTCTTCAACCCCTCCAAGGAGCCCGGCGCCCGCCTGGGTGCCAAGGCCGTGGCGCACCTGTTGGCCGAGATGGCGCGCCGCAACATCGCCACGCACCTGGGCCACAAGATGGTGCGCTTGGAGGCCGACAAGGTGGTGACCGAAGGTGGCGAATTTGCCGCCGACCTGATCTTGTTCATGCCCGGCATGACCGGCAACGCCTGGTTCGACGAAACCGCCCTGCCGCGCTCGCCCGGTGGCCTGCTGCAGGCCGACGCCCAGTGCCGCGTGCCGGGGTTCGAGCACGTCTACGTGGTGGGCGACTCCGGCAGCTTCCCCGGCCCCGACTGGATGCCCAAGCAGGCCCACATGGCCGACCTGCAGGCCGCCGCCGCTGCACAGAACCTGATCGACGGCCTGGCCGGACGACCGCAAACCACGGGTTTCAAGGTCGAGCTGGCCTGCATCATCGACGCACTGGGGACCGGCACGCTGGTGTGGCGCACCGAGCAGCGCAACCTGCTGCTGCCCCCCCTGCGCCTGATGCACTGGGCCAAGCGGGGGTTTGAGCGGCGCTATCTGGCACGGTATCGGTGA
- a CDS encoding DUF302 domain-containing protein: MSPSYAFAITLAQPLPAAVETLRAALAAEQMGIVSEVDMQATLKAKLGIDSAPQRLLGVCSPKVAHALVTAEPDIAALLPCGASAHEATPGQTRVLLQDPRVILAASASQNPAVRDALESARAALLRVVAALGGQGA; this comes from the coding sequence ATGTCTCCCTCCTATGCCTTTGCCATCACCCTCGCGCAACCCCTGCCCGCCGCCGTGGAAACCTTGCGCGCAGCCCTCGCGGCCGAGCAGATGGGCATCGTCAGCGAGGTGGACATGCAGGCCACACTGAAAGCCAAGCTGGGCATCGACAGCGCGCCCCAGCGCCTGCTGGGCGTGTGCTCGCCCAAGGTGGCGCACGCGCTGGTCACGGCAGAGCCCGACATCGCCGCGCTGCTGCCCTGCGGCGCCAGCGCGCACGAGGCCACCCCCGGCCAGACGCGCGTGCTGCTGCAGGACCCTCGCGTCATCCTCGCCGCCAGCGCCAGCCAGAACCCCGCCGTGCGCGACGCGCTGGAAAGCGCACGCGCCGCCCTGCTGCGGGTCGTGGCCGCCCTGGGCGGCCAAGGCGCCTAG
- a CDS encoding FAD/NAD(P)-binding oxidoreductase, with translation MAHIVILGAGTGGMPAAYELRAKIDKSHKITVINAVDYFQFVPSNPWVAVGWRERGDTTIPIRPYLEKKGIDFIAQRVDRIDAEVNQLTLEGGAQVAYDYLIITTGPKLAFDEVPGAGPGGFTHSICTVDHAEKTWADYQAFIQDPGPAIIGAMPAASCFGPAYEFAFIFNKDLQRRKLRNKVPLTFITAEPYIGHMGLGGVGDSKGMLESDLRNNDIKWICNAKVTKVEAGKMFVTELGEDGQVKKEHELPFKFSMMLPAFKGVDAVAQVEGLCNPRGFVLIDEFQRSKKYRNIFSAGVCVAIPPVEVTPVPTGAPKTGYMIESMITAIVHNIAAEIEGKPADAKGTWNAICLADMGDTGAAFVALPQIPPRNVNWFKKGKWVHLAKVAFEKYFMYKMKNGTSEPLYEKHVLKALGIERLEK, from the coding sequence ATGGCCCATATCGTGATTCTCGGCGCAGGCACCGGCGGCATGCCGGCGGCCTATGAGCTGCGCGCCAAAATCGACAAGTCGCACAAGATCACCGTGATCAACGCGGTGGACTACTTCCAGTTCGTGCCATCGAACCCCTGGGTGGCCGTGGGCTGGCGAGAACGCGGGGACACCACCATTCCGATCCGCCCCTACCTGGAGAAAAAGGGCATCGATTTCATTGCCCAGCGCGTGGACCGCATCGACGCCGAGGTCAACCAGTTGACGCTGGAGGGCGGTGCGCAGGTGGCTTACGACTACCTCATCATCACCACCGGCCCCAAGCTGGCTTTTGATGAAGTGCCGGGCGCCGGCCCCGGCGGCTTCACGCACTCCATCTGCACCGTGGACCATGCCGAGAAGACCTGGGCCGATTACCAGGCGTTCATCCAAGACCCCGGCCCGGCCATCATCGGCGCCATGCCGGCGGCCTCGTGCTTCGGTCCGGCCTATGAATTCGCCTTCATCTTCAACAAGGACCTGCAGCGCCGCAAACTGCGCAACAAGGTGCCGCTGACCTTCATCACCGCCGAGCCCTACATCGGCCACATGGGCCTGGGCGGCGTGGGCGACTCCAAGGGCATGCTCGAGAGCGACCTGCGCAACAACGACATCAAGTGGATCTGCAACGCCAAGGTCACCAAGGTGGAGGCGGGCAAGATGTTCGTTACCGAGCTGGGCGAAGACGGCCAGGTGAAAAAGGAGCACGAGCTGCCCTTCAAGTTCAGCATGATGCTGCCCGCCTTCAAGGGCGTGGACGCCGTGGCCCAGGTCGAAGGCCTGTGCAACCCGCGCGGCTTTGTGCTGATCGACGAGTTCCAGCGCAGCAAGAAGTACCGCAACATCTTCTCGGCCGGCGTGTGCGTCGCCATCCCGCCCGTCGAAGTGACGCCCGTGCCCACCGGCGCGCCCAAGACCGGCTACATGATCGAGAGCATGATCACGGCCATCGTGCACAACATTGCCGCTGAAATCGAAGGCAAGCCTGCCGACGCCAAAGGCACCTGGAACGCCATCTGCCTGGCCGACATGGGCGACACCGGCGCCGCCTTCGTGGCGCTGCCGCAAATCCCGCCGCGCAACGTCAACTGGTTCAAGAAGGGCAAATGGGTGCACCTGGCCAAGGTGGCGTTTGAAAAGTACTTCATGTACAAGATGAAGAACGGCACCTCAGAGCCCCTGTACGAGAAGCATGTGCTCAAGGCGCTGGGCATCGAGCGGCTGGAAAAGTAG